One Peromyscus leucopus breed LL Stock chromosome 6, UCI_PerLeu_2.1, whole genome shotgun sequence genomic region harbors:
- the LOC114701356 gene encoding 60S ribosomal protein L29-like, with translation MAKSKNHTTHNQSRKWHRNGIKKPQSQRYESLKGVDPKFLRNMRFAKKHKKSLKKMQASNAKAVSAHAEATKALVKPKAIKPKMPKGPSSKLSRLAFMAHPKLRKQIRSYMAKGHRLCQPKPKAQTKAEASAPAQAPKGAQAL, from the coding sequence ATGGCCAAGTCCaagaaccacaccacacacaaccagTCTCGAAAATGGCACAGAAATGGTATCAAGAAACCCCAGTCACAAAGATACGAATCTCTTAAGGGGGTGGACCCCAAGTTTCTGAGGAACATGCGCTTTGCCAAGAAGCACAAGAAAAGCCTGAAGAAGATGCAGGCCAGCAATGCAAAGGCAGTGAGTGCGCATGCAGAGGCCACCAAGGCCCTTGTGAAGCCCAAGGCCATTAAGCCCAAGATGCCAAAGGGCCCCAGCAGCAAGCTCAGCCGTCTCGCTTTCATGGCTCACCCCAAGCTCAGGAAGCAGATTAGAAGCTACATGGCCAAGGGTCATAGGCTCTGCCAGCCAAAACCCAAGGCTCAAACCAAGGCAGAGgcctcagctccagctcaggctcCCAAAGGTGCCCAGGCCCTGTGA